In a genomic window of Gossypium arboreum isolate Shixiya-1 chromosome 7, ASM2569848v2, whole genome shotgun sequence:
- the LOC108470481 gene encoding uncharacterized protein LOC108470481 — protein sequence MEANKAEALKAKEIAEKRFGERDFKGAKNYAIKAKALYPELEGISQMVSTFEVYVAWETKCNGEIDYYSILGLKPFADKEAVKKQYRKMAVLLHPDKNKCVGADGAFKLVSEAWTLLSDKIKKSAYDIKRNKKMPSGVVQTPTYASGVTGVSNALNSTSQGRLDTFWTVCTSCKVQYEYLRKYVNKRLSCKNCRGTFIAVETGSAPVNGSFPYCPWSYVPNNGYASHGYDGVAYIPTNAAAFTGNVVSGYHSGHGYDYVSNMSFQWSSFSGTSTGIMSLNGVSAISTDSVYQTNREGRGAGSKVKSNANGKHSMKNIATPKIPNLFNGYNDSSGSKTGGVEKKRKVIVNSDFKSGYVDKGLKPSEAGLANGHGVEPDPKLSSPSEPPNRRCLTQPIFDARKLLIDKARTEIRKKLEEIRLASEAAAAASAVKLGIEGVQPPAAGKAPKISDLTFSVHQLASNKSAPVSITVPDSDFHDFDKDRSEECFKPKQIWALYDEDDGMPRLYCLIRQVVSVKPFKILITYLSSKTDNEFGSVNWVDSGFSKSCGHFRARNSDIIDQVNIFSHLLRGEKAGRGGCVRIFPKSGDIWAVYRNWSPDWNRSTPDDVRHQYEMVEVLDGYSEELGVCVTPLVKLVGFKTVYQRNTNKDAIRWIPRKEMFRFSHQVPSWLLQGESGDLPNNCWDLDPAATPDELLHAATEAKA from the coding sequence ATGGAAGCGAACAAAGCGGAGGCTCTTAAAGCGAAAGAGATTGCTGAGAAGCGGTTTGGTGAAAGAGACTTTAAAGGTGCTAAGAATTATGCAATAAAGGCTAAAGCGTTGTATCCTGAATTAGAGGGTATATCACAGATGGTGTCCACTTTCGAAGTTTACGTTGCATGGGAGACTAAATGTAATGGTGAAATTGATTATTATTCGATTCTTGGATTGAAGCCTTTTGCGGATAAAGAGGCAGTGAAGAAACAATACAGAAAGATGGCTGTGTTACTTCATCCTGATAAGAATAAATGTGTGGGAGCTGATGGGGCTTTCAAACTTGTATCCGAGGCGTGGACTTTGTTGTCGGATAAAATCAAGAAAAGTGCCTATGATATCAAGAGAAACAAAAAGATGCCTTCTGGAGTGGTTCAAACTCCAACATATGCCTCTGGGGTTACTGGTGTAAGCAACGCTTTGAATTCAACCTCACAAGGTAGACTTGATACTTTTTGGACTGTATGCACATCTTGTAAAGTTCAGTATGAGTATCTTCGGAAGTATGTCAATAAGAGACTTTCGTGTAAGAACTGCCGTGGCACTTTCATTGCTGTTGAAACTGGGTCTGCCCCAGTGAATGGTTCGTTCCCCTATTGTCCCTGGTCTTATGTGCCGAATAATGGATATGCAAGTCATGGATATGATGGGGTCGCATACATCCCGACGAATGCTGCTGCTTTTACTGGAAATGTGGTCTCAGGTTATCATTCTGGACATGGGTATGATTATGTTTCTAACATGTCATTTCAGTGGAGTTCATTCTCTGGAACTTCGACTGGGATCATGAGCCTTAATGGAGTATCTGCCATTTCCACTGATTCTGTTTATCAGACCAACAGAGAGGGTAGAGGAGCAGGGTCAAAGGTGAAGTCAAATGCCAATGGAAAACATTCCATGAAAAACATTGCCACTCCGAAAATTCCAAATTTGTTCAATGGCTATAATGATTCTTCAGGATCTAAGACTGGTGGAGTTGAGAAGAAAAGGAAGGTTATTGTTAATTCCGATTTTAAAAGTGGATACGTAGACAAGGGATTGAAACCTTCAGAAGCAGGATTAGCAAATGGACATGGTGTTGAGCCTGATCCAAAGCTTTCCAGCCCTAGTGAACCTCCAAATAGGCGATGCTTAACACAACCAATATTTGATGCTAGAAAGTTGTTAATTGACAAGGCGAGGACTGAAATTCGGAAGAAATTGGAAGAGATTAGGTTGGCTTCAGAGGCAGCTGCCGCAGCCTCAGCAGTTAAATTAGGCATTGAAGGAGTTCAACCTCCAGCAGCCGGAAAGGCTCCCAAGATATCAGATTTGACGTTTTCTGTTCATCAATTAGCATCAAATAAAAGTGCACCGGTCTCAATTACTGTTCCGGACTCTGACTTTCATGATTTTGACAAAGATAGGTCAGAGGAATGCTTCAAACCAAAACAAATATGGGCACTGTATGATGAAGATGATGGTATGCCTCGATTGTATTGCTTGATTCGCCAGGTTGTTTCTGTAAAACCATTTAAAATTCTCATTACTTACTTGAGCTCCAAGACTGATAACGAATTTGGCTCTGTGAATTGGGTGGATTCTGGGTTTTCTAAATCATGTGGACACTTCAGGGCACGGAATTCTGACATTATTGATCAAGTCAACATTTTCTCTCATCTTCTGAGAGGAGAAAAGGCTGGAAGGGGAGGCTGCGTTCGCATATTCCCCAAAAGTGGAGATATTTGGGCTGTGTATCGGAATTGGTCCCCAGATTGGAACAGGTCGACTCCTGATGATGTGAGGCATCAATATGAGATGGTGGAGGTGCTTGATGGTTACTCTGAAGAGCTTGGAGTTTGTGTTACTCCCCTTGTCAAATTGGTTGGGTTCAAGACAGTATATCAGAGAAATACAAATAAGGATGCAATTAGATGGATACCGAGGAAAGAGATGTTCCGCTTTTCGCACCAGGTTCCTTCATGGTTACTTCAAGGAGAATCCGGTGATTTACCCAATAATTGTTGGGACTTAGACCCGGCTGCAACTCCGGATGAGCTTCTTCATGCTGCAACAGAAGCAAAGGCTTAA